A window of Macrococcus sp. 19Msa1099 genomic DNA:
TATTCGTATTAATACCGACCAGTATCTTTCTTAAGCAAGGGCTTGATAACGATGCAGCGTTCTTAAAATCCATCCCATATTACGTCGGGTCATTTGTCGTAGCAAGTATTCTTGTTATCTATATCAATACGAAAATCAAAAATAAGACACACCTTGAACGTTCAGTTAAGACTGATACGTTATCAACAATCGGGTTAATCATCGGAGGATTATTCATTTCATTATTTACGCAGATGATGCTCGGCATGGTCAATACATATATATTAAATCAACCTATGGAAAGTCAGAATACGACGCAGATTATGGGTATCGCGAAACAAGCTCCTATATTCATTATACTGATTGCAATTGTCGGACCGATATTGGAAGAATTCGTATTCAGAAAAGTTATATTCGGGGAGCTTTATGAACTAATTAAAGGAAACCGCGCCGTTGCTTTTACAATCAGCGTACTCATCAGCGGCTTTATCTTCTCAGCAGCACACAGTGATTTCAATCATACACTCATTTACATGGGCATGTCAGTCGTATTCAGTGGTTTATATGTATTATCGAATCGTATCATCGTGCCAATCGCAGCACATATGCTGATGAATGGATTCGTCGTCTTAATGCAAGTTGTATTCGCTGATAAAGTGATTGAAGCACAGAAACAATTAGAGCAGACAAACTTTATATGGCATTTATTTAACTAAAATAAGCTTGAGACAAATGTCTCAAGCTTATTTTTTAGGATTTTGTTCGTGGCTAAACGCGTGTCACGTCCTTTTTACGGCGTTCCACTCGCTGACCCTTTCGGCATAATGCAAACAACACAGAAAACAAAGAACTTTTTCTTTGCGTTGTTCACATTATGCTTTGGGTCAGGACGCGCGTGTCACGTCCTTTTACTACCAAAGCTTCTTCACATTCCACAGTCGTTCTTCACATACGGAGATGATGGTTTTCAGTGCTTTAATTCGTGCGGCTCGTTTGTTGTTTGCCGGGATAATTACCCACGGTGCATGTTCGGTTGTCGTATTATCAATCATATCTTTACTTGCTTCAAGATATAGGTCCCACTTCTCACGGTTACGCCAGTCTTCATCTGTTATCTTCCATTGCTTCTCAGGGGTAACTTGTCGTTCTTCAAAGCGTTTCAACTGTTCATCTTTATCCAGAACAAGGAAGAACTTAATCACAATGGCACCTTCTATCGTCAATGCTTTCTCAAATTTATTAATCTCATCGTATGCGCGCTGCCATTCTTTATTCGTTGCGAAGCCTTCCACACGTTCAACGAGTACACGTCCATACCAGCTGCGGTCGAAGATTTCGATATGCCCGCTTCTCGGCACATCTGTCGCAAAGCGCCATAAATAGTGATAGCTCAGTTCTGTTTCAGTTGGTGCACTGATGGCATTCACTTCGTATCCTGTTGGATCCAGACTTTCACGGACACGTTTAATATTACCGCCCTTACCTGCAGCGTCCATGCCTTCATATACGAGCATCAGAGGAATTTTACGTTCATACAGTGCATATTGAAGTTCACGGATACGCGCCTGTAATTTCGGTAATAGTTCTTTATATTCTGCTTTAGACATATCATCCGACGTATCCTCGAACATGTCTGTTGAGAAGTCTTCTGTAAAGGCGCCGTCTCGTTCATCTTGCTTAGATTTCTCTTTAGCTTTCAGCGCTTTTTCAAGTCGCTTAATGATGACTTCGTACATTTCATTGACTGCTTTACCACGTTCTGTATAGTCGATATGTGTCCATGGTGCAATCTCTTCTGTCGCTTTCATCAAATCAATCATACCGTCCTGGTAGACTTTGGTCGGAATACTCGTTTCATATTCCTGAGCTTTCCAGCGTGTCAATGGATTCTTCTTCGTCTGCTCTATATGCTCCTGACGCTTTTGTTCATTTACTGATAGATAAAATTTAATAATCACATAGCCATCATCTGACAACATCGATTCAAACCCTTTAATTTCCTGCGTTAATAAATCATAATCTTTAATGATATCTTTCTTATAGCCATGCTCTTCAAAATCAAGTTTCTGGGCATACCAACTCCTAAAGAACAGCGTTACCCCGCCTTTTTTCGGAATGTTGTTCCAATATGGGTACAGGAATGGATAGCGTAATAACTCTTCATCCGGACGTTTCGTCGCATAGAAGTTTGTATATTTTGCATCAAGCGTCAGCAAGAGTTCGTTAGATAGTCGTGACTTTCCTGAAGCTGGTATCCCCTCAAATACAATCATAACCGGAATGCCTGCTTCATGTGTCTTTCTTACGAGCTCTGCTGTCGTAAGCTGTAACTGTTTATCTATTTTCGTCATATGACCCCTCCTCAGCGTATTAATTTAATTATACTATTAAATAACAGATTTTTAAGAATTTTTGTATTTCATTATTTCGATTATTGAAGTATTATTAGAATAGTAAGAAAAATTAGACAATGAGGAGCAGCTATATGACAACATTCCAAAACTATAAATATGAGCGACCTGACTTGCATGCAGTTGACCAATCTATCGATCAGTTACTTGAACAGTTTGAAGCAGCATCATCTGCTGAAGCACAAATAAAGCTGATTGATGAGATTAACGTAGTAAGAAAGCATCTTGATACTGCAATGAATCTTGCTTACGTGCGTGCTTCAATTAATACAAATGATGCATTTTATTCTGAAGAGCGAGATTATCTGGATGCACATGGTGGAGAAGTCGTTCAGATTGAATCCAAGTTCTATAATGCACTTGCAAACAGTAAATTTAAAGATGAATTGCGTGAAACCTATGGTGACCAGCTGTTTGATCTTGCTGAGCTGTTCGTGAAACAGTACGATGATTCAATCAAGGATCTCTTGAACAAAGAAAATAAAATCTCATCTGAATATAGTAAGCTCGTTGCTTCAGCAGAAATTGAATTTAAAGGTGAAACATACACGTTCGCTCAGATGGGACAATTTCTCGATTCTGCAGACAGATCCGTACGTAAGGAAGCGAAACTTGCAATGGAAGAATATCGTGCTGCGCAGTTAGAGCAGTACGATGCAATCTATGATCGACTCGTTAAAGTACGTCATGAAATCGCAACGAAACTGGGCTTTAAAAACTTTATCGAACTTGGTTATGTGCGTATGAACCGAGTGGATTACACACCCGACATGGTAAAGAGATATCGTGATCAGATTCATAAGCATGTTGTCCCAGTTGCACAAAGTTTGTATCAGTCTCAAATGAAGCGTAATGGATGGGATAGCTTAAAGCCATACGATGAGAACATTGTGTTCTTATCAGGGAACGAGAAACCAAAAGATGATGGGAAAACAATCTTAGAGAACGGTCGTAAAATGTATAAAGAGCTCAGTGCAGAAACAGATGAATTCTACCAGTTCATGATGGACCGCGAACTGTTTGATGCAGAAGCGAAGAAAGGGAAAGAGGCTGGAGGTTACTGTACGTTTATCCAAGACTATAAATCGCCGTTTATCTTCTCTAACTTTAATGGAACAGATCATGATATTACCGTACTTACACATGAAGCTGGGCATGCATTTCAAGTACACCGTTCACAGGACTTAATTCCGGACTATTTATGGCCGACGCACGAATCATGTGAAATTCATTCAATGAGTATGGAGTTCTTCACATATAAATGGATGGATCTCTTCTTTAACAACCCAGATAAGTTCAAATATAAACATATCGGGGATGCCATCAAGTTCTTACCCTATGGTGTGGCCGTTGATGAATTTCAGCATATCGTCTATGAGCATCCTGAATTAACGCCGCAAGAACGTCGTGCTGAATGGACGAAGCTTGAACAGAAGTATCTGCCGCATAAAGATCATGACGGAATCGCGTCTTTAGAAAGCGGTGCATTCTGGCATCGTCAAGGTCATATCTTTGGGTCGCCGTTCTATTATATTGACTACACGCTTGCACAAGTTTGTGCCTTCCAGTTCTTCAAACGTTCAACAGAGGATTTTGAAGAGGCATGGAAAGATTATCTGCACATCTGTGATATTGGTGGGTCATTACCATTCAATAAAATTGTTGAAGCGGCAAACTTACGCTCTCCATTCCAAGATGGTGCATTAGAAGATACGATGACTTTCCTTGAAGATTATCTTGATGAAATCGATACGAGCAATTTTTAGTTCACTATAAAGATATCCCCATCGATATATTGTATCGATGGGGATATTATTTCATTGTGATACGTTATAATCTTCTTAATAAGATTAATCCTGATAACAACAAACTCACAGATGCTAATACATACATGAAGACATTTTCACCTGTATCGGGCAGCTCAGAATGCTTTTTTACTTTTTGTTTTTGCTTTGAAGTCGTTTTTGAATCCTCGTCTTGATGGTTTTTTTTAGATTTACCAATTTCACGTGTCACGAGGTCACACACTTGTTTATCAAGCACTGCATAATACGCTTCGCCATCTGTTGGTTTAAACTTTCCCGGATTAATGCCAAGCAAATCATCATCTTCTTCAAGAGAAGGATGTTCCGGCTCACTATCACTAGGTTCTACTGGACTCACCGGAGTATCAGGCAACTCAGGAATATCAACTGTGCCTGCTGACGGTTCATTTAAAGGTGACTTCTCTCTCACCGATTGATTATCACTATCTTGTGGAGGCGTTATTACTGAATCTGTAAACTCTTCACCTGTAGGTGATTCTATCGGTTCTTGGATTGCTGGATCCTCTGTTGTTGGATGTTCTGCTGTTGGATGTTCTGTAACGGGATATTCTGCTGTTAGGCGTTCAGTCGGTTGATCGACTTCAACTGAAGGTAATTCTGTCGTTAATGTCTGTTCTTTGGATGGTAATACTGTGGTCATTGCTTCTGTTGTTGGTGCTTCTGTTGTTGGTGCCTCTGTTGTTGGCATTTCTGTCGTCTCATCATCCTTGATAATTTCAGTAGACAAGATTTCAATTACCGGGCTTTCTGAACTTTTGTCTTCAGTCGATTTCAATGAAGATTCGGTATTTATAGATTCTACTTGCTCACTTGATGGCTGTTCTACTGTCACTGAGTTATCTGCTGCTTCAGTCAGCGCTGCATGGTACGACGTTAAACCGAACGTACATACCAATGCCGCAACAGCTTTCACCTTAAATTTGTGCATTTTTAATTCCTCCAATTTCCACTTAGATTAATTATAATGGAGAATGTACACTTTTTCTATGATGAGGATGCATTGTTACACACATTTAACATTTCATATATAAATGAAACATATCAAAATCTAATGCCAGAAATGAATGTTTTGCAATTCTAACAAATTTTAGTATAATTAATATATCAAATATAAAATATATATAATACATTGTAAAGAGGGATAATAATGGAGAAACAATTCTTTTCGAAAGACACACATATTGGTGCTGTACATCTTAACGTTAACTTTATGGATAACAGCGTAAAGTTTTATCATGAAATATTAGGTCTGGATATTATCGAGCATACCCCTTCATTTTCAGCACTTGGGGTTAATGATAGCGTTCTAATCTACTTATATCAGACGAATCATGCGCGTGTTCAAACTGCAGGGCTGTTTCACTTTGCACTATTAGTTCCTTCTCGTGCTGCGCTCGGCAATATTTTCTACCACCTCATTAAGACTGAATATCCGTTAGCAGGTGCGAGCAATCATGATGTTTCAGAAGCCATCTATTTGCAGGACCCGGAAGGTAATGGGATAGAGATTTACAGAGATGTGCCAAGCAATGAATGGCAGTTTGAACCAAATGGTGATATCGTCATGGGTACATCTGAGATGGATTATGCAGCTGTTATTGAAGCGAATCATAACCGTCCATTCGATGGTATGCCGAAGGACACAATCATCGGACATATGCATCTATCAGTCATTGATTTAAATCAGTCCATTGCATTTTATAATGAATTGTTTGGATTAGATGTAATGACTCGCTATGGTAGTCAGGCGGCATTTATGGCAACAGCCGGGTATCATCATCATCTCGGATTAAATACATGGCAACATCAGACCGAGCGCGCACGTCTTGACTATCCAGGATTAAGGAAATTTGATCTGAATATCCCGAACGAAGAAGACCTCCAGCACTTTTTAGAAACATTATCAGAAAAAGGATTAACTCAGTCAAAAGACGAGAATTCAAATATTATATATGACCCTAGCGGCATTGGAATTAGAATAATGACAAAAAATTAGAAGTGTAACTATGGGATTATTTAAGAAAAATATAGCAAGCTTTTTAGGCACTATGAGAAGAATGAGGACCGTTTCATCAAAAAAATAAAAGCATCTATAAAAAGCTGCAGGTATAGCACCGATAATTCGGTACATACATGCAGCTTTTTATATTATAAGTTCTCTTGTTCGTGCGTAATTTTACGTGTTTCATTTAAATTCTGCATATTAGATAATACTGTATCCTTTAAATACGCACAAACTCTTAAATAAAGTACGTCCACAATTGTAAGTTGTGCTGTACGTACTGTCATATATCCTAAATTGATTTCATTTTCTTCTTTCGCCATCGCAAGTACAATATCCGCCATACGAATAGCAGGAGATGAGAACTTTTGTGTTAATAATATAATCTTAATCCCTTTCTCTTTTGCATATTTACAAATATCTGTAATAACCTTATTCTTACTTGTTTCAGATGTAATGAATAATACATCTCCTGCTTCATAGTGTCCTAATAATGTAATCGCAGATAAAAGATCTGTTGCCAGAATTGCAGACTGATCAATATTCATCAGCTTTACATGCAAATCTGTCGCAACAACTCTTGAGTTCCCGACGCCAAAGATCATAACGCGTTTTGCACTTGTAATTGCCTGGGCCGCTTCATCAATCACTTTAGCAGAAATGACCTTCTCTGTATTATAAAGTGCTTGAATTGTATTGTTGAAGACTTTCTCTTTCATTACTTCTTCATCGTCTGTTAATTCAATCTTCGTCGGTACCTTTTTATCTGCAATTGTGTGAAGTTCACGTGCGAGCTCCACCTTAACCACTTTAATCCCAGATAATCCAAGACGCTTACTGAAGCGTACAATGGCTGCTTCACTTGTATTTGAAAGATGTGCAATTTCTTTGATTGGTAAGTTGACCACCTTTTCAGGGTACTCAATGACAACGTCGGCAATCCTTTTTTCAACTGGTGTAAAGCTATCGTACATCTTTGTAATTTGACCTAATACTGAATACATAATTTCAGCTCCTTACATCTTATTCAATTAATGTTATGCCCTATTTAATTTCAATTCGCTAGCTTCACTTCAGTATAAATATACTATTTGCTGAAAACAATTAAAACAAAAATTTTCTAAAATTTGTGGATGTTTTTATGCATCCTTTAAATCATACTTCCATAGCTTCAAATAAACATCCCCATGAACCGCCGATGTTCTAATGCCATCTGCTGATTCTGATGTATTAATACGCGTGGACATTACTGCTTCTCCATCATTGATAAATATCTCTATCGTCTGTTTATGAACAATGCAGTGTAACTTTGTCAATGGTTCGTGCAACGTAATAAACTTTGTATAGGGTTCATCAATCAAACCACTATCCGAACGATCCACAGTAAATATTCTTTTCTCTGTGTCATAGATCAATACCGTGCGCTCTTTTCTTGAAACACGTAATTCAAGTATATATTCTAAGGCATTATTCTCTATAATCTCAGCGACAAGTTCATAATTATTGCCTTCATAAGGATGCAGGCGAACATTCTTCCTTGTGGCGTAACCTTCTGCTGTTTCAAGTTTGCCTTGCCTACTAGAAGAAAGCAGTGGCCGTTGTCTTAGCTGTCCGTCCTCGATTGACACAATCCTTGGTGTAGCAAGTACATCACCAATTCTGCCGATTAATAGGCAACGGTCTTGTTCATCCAGCATAAAGGTGACGGGCTGATAATCGAATCCATGGTCAGCAATATTATAATTCAATTGTGATGGATACACATCTAACTTGCTGCCGACTTGCGCTTCAAGTTCCTCTAATTCCTGCTCTGTTAATGGCACTATCTGGGATTCCTTCATCATAATTCTCCTTGAAATATATTACTTATATTCTATCAGAAAATATAAAAAAAGAAGTAGCTTTGTCACTACTTCTCAAGTTCTTCTTCAATCAGTTTCTGTTCACCTTTTAAATATTGTCTATAGCCGATCTTGCTTATTTGGATACTCACTTCATACAGCAGTAACATCGGCACAGCGAACATTAAATACGTCATAAAGTCAGCAGGTGCAATTAATGCGGCAAAGACAAATAAAATAAAATAAGCATACTTACGGTTCTTACTTAAGAACATCGGTGTGACGATACCAAGTCGTGTTAAGAACAGTAAAAGAATCGGTAACTGAAAGACAAACCCGAAAGGCAGCGTAAAGCGCAGCATTTCGTTAAAGTACTCTCTTACACCAATCATCTGGTTGACACCAATCTCGCTTGCGAGCCCTAACGTAAAGAAGATGAGGTAAGGAAATACTAAATAATAACTGAACAATAGCCCAGCAAGAAATAATATAATACTGATCGGAATATATGCTAACGTAGCGCTTCTTTCTTTGGGATGCAGTCCGGGTGAGATAAACGCCCATATTTGATACAGAATAACAGGCGAGATTAAGATGAGTGCAATTAACATAATCACTGTAATATAAATTGTCAGCGGATCACTTACTTTAAAGTAATGTAAAGTAATTTCTTTTGGCACATCATCCTTCGTCAAGTACTTTGTGACCGGCTTTCCGAAGTAGAATCCGACGATAACGCCTGCTACTAAGAAGTAACAGACTGTCATAATTCGTTTACGCAGTTCTTCTAAATGCTCAACTACTGTTAAATCATCTTTATTCATGTAAGGAATTGACCTCCTCATACAAAAAGCGGCACTACATCGCCGCTTTAAAATTTCAATTTATTTGATATCTTTGTTATCTTTATCTTCGTGATCCTTCATGATGCCATCTGTTGCATCTTTGAATTCTTTAAGAGATGTTCCCATGGCACGACCAAACTCTGGTAATTTCTTAGGACCAAAGATAATTAAAGCGATAATTCCTAGAAATATAACAACTGGTCCTGATAATGCTAAACCTAAAAACATATATTTATCCCCCTAATGATTTTTCATAAAGAAAATTAATGATTGTAATTCTACGCCGAGATCAATGTGATGTACATGTACTCCGCTCGGTACATTTAAACGTTCTGGTGTAAAGTTTAATATACCTTTTATTTGTGCTTTTGTCACTCTATTTGCGACGTCTTGAGCAACACTACCTGGAACCGTTAAGATAACGACTTGAATCCCTGTAGCTTCTACAACCTTCTCAAACTCTTTCATATCCTGAACTTCAATCTTGCCAATCTTACGACCAATCGCTTCATCATTCACATCGAATGCTGCTGTTATCTTCATTCTATCATTAATCGAGAAGTTGTAGTTCACTAGTGCTGTCCCTAAATTACCGACACCGATAATCGCGACCTTCGTAATCATATCTTGCTGTAACGTCGTCTTAAAGAAATTTAGCAGGAATTTAACGTTATATCCGTATCCTTTCTTGCCAAGTTCTCCAAAATAAGAAAAATCTCTGCGTATTGTTGCAGAATCAATCTGTAATCCTTCACTTAATTCCTTACTGCTCACTCGTTCAACATTTGAATTATATAACGTATTAACAAAACGATAATATAAAGGAAGTCGTTTCAAAGTGGCTTTAGGAATCTTGATTTGGTCCTTCGACATCCTATTCACCCGTTTCTATTTTTTGTGATAACTTTCACATCGATATAATTATAACATCTATACTAATAAATGACTATGTGAAATTATGAATTAACGATAAATGATTCCCACTGATATCACACTACTGTACAATAAAAGAGAGGTGAACAAAGTGATACTATTACAAGCTAGTAATTTAACAAAATCCTATTCAGGTGAAAATATATTCTCAAATGTAAAATTTGAAGTTAAATCCAATGACCGTATAGCCATTGTCGGCAGAAATGGTGCCGGAAAGACGACATTAATGAAGATTCTTGCTGGAACTGAAGACTACGATTCAGGTCATCTGTCTATTGCTAAACATGTAAACGTTGGTTACTTAACACAGCAGATGACTTTAAATGCTGAAGGTACAGTCTATGAGGCTATGAAGAAACCCTTCTTACATTTAGAGCGCATGCAGCAGGAGTTAAATAACATCGCCACTTACTTAAGTGAACAGAGTGAAGATGCACAGAGTGATGCATATCAAGAGAAATTAGCAGAATACGAAAGACTGCAGCAAAAGTTCGAATCACAAGATGGTTATTTATATGAAACGAAGATCAAATCTGTCTTAACAGGATTAAGCTTCACAGAAGAAGACTTCCATAAGAAAATAGATAACTTCTCTGGCGGACAGAAGACACGTCTCGCACTTGCTGAGATGCTACTTCATAATCCCGACTTACTATTACTTGATGAACCGACGAACCATCTTGATATGGATACAACTGCATGGCTGGAAAATTACTTAACGACGTACAACGGTGCCATCGTCATTATTTCACATGACCGTTATTTCTTAGATAAGGTTGCGAATACAGTATATGATGTCGCGCTCGGACAAGTAACGAAATATGCCGGTAACTATTCAAAATTTATTGAACTGCGTGATCAATTCTATGATAAGATGCAGGCCGAATATGAGCGTCAGCAGGCTGAAATCAAACGACTAGAAACATTCGTACAGAAGAATATTACACGTGCATCGACGAGTG
This region includes:
- a CDS encoding type II CAAX endopeptidase family protein, encoding MKHNRKWINILTVLLYIGSQLFVLIPTSIFLKQGLDNDAAFLKSIPYYVGSFVVASILVIYINTKIKNKTHLERSVKTDTLSTIGLIIGGLFISLFTQMMLGMVNTYILNQPMESQNTTQIMGIAKQAPIFIILIAIVGPILEEFVFRKVIFGELYELIKGNRAVAFTISVLISGFIFSAAHSDFNHTLIYMGMSVVFSGLYVLSNRIIVPIAAHMLMNGFVVLMQVVFADKVIEAQKQLEQTNFIWHLFN
- a CDS encoding phosphate--AMP phosphotransferase; this encodes MTKIDKQLQLTTAELVRKTHEAGIPVMIVFEGIPASGKSRLSNELLLTLDAKYTNFYATKRPDEELLRYPFLYPYWNNIPKKGGVTLFFRSWYAQKLDFEEHGYKKDIIKDYDLLTQEIKGFESMLSDDGYVIIKFYLSVNEQKRQEHIEQTKKNPLTRWKAQEYETSIPTKVYQDGMIDLMKATEEIAPWTHIDYTERGKAVNEMYEVIIKRLEKALKAKEKSKQDERDGAFTEDFSTDMFEDTSDDMSKAEYKELLPKLQARIRELQYALYERKIPLMLVYEGMDAAGKGGNIKRVRESLDPTGYEVNAISAPTETELSYHYLWRFATDVPRSGHIEIFDRSWYGRVLVERVEGFATNKEWQRAYDEINKFEKALTIEGAIVIKFFLVLDKDEQLKRFEERQVTPEKQWKITDEDWRNREKWDLYLEASKDMIDNTTTEHAPWVIIPANNKRAARIKALKTIISVCEERLWNVKKLW
- a CDS encoding M3 family oligoendopeptidase yields the protein MTTFQNYKYERPDLHAVDQSIDQLLEQFEAASSAEAQIKLIDEINVVRKHLDTAMNLAYVRASINTNDAFYSEERDYLDAHGGEVVQIESKFYNALANSKFKDELRETYGDQLFDLAELFVKQYDDSIKDLLNKENKISSEYSKLVASAEIEFKGETYTFAQMGQFLDSADRSVRKEAKLAMEEYRAAQLEQYDAIYDRLVKVRHEIATKLGFKNFIELGYVRMNRVDYTPDMVKRYRDQIHKHVVPVAQSLYQSQMKRNGWDSLKPYDENIVFLSGNEKPKDDGKTILENGRKMYKELSAETDEFYQFMMDRELFDAEAKKGKEAGGYCTFIQDYKSPFIFSNFNGTDHDITVLTHEAGHAFQVHRSQDLIPDYLWPTHESCEIHSMSMEFFTYKWMDLFFNNPDKFKYKHIGDAIKFLPYGVAVDEFQHIVYEHPELTPQERRAEWTKLEQKYLPHKDHDGIASLESGAFWHRQGHIFGSPFYYIDYTLAQVCAFQFFKRSTEDFEEAWKDYLHICDIGGSLPFNKIVEAANLRSPFQDGALEDTMTFLEDYLDEIDTSNF
- a CDS encoding LPXTG cell wall anchor domain-containing protein gives rise to the protein MHKFKVKAVAALVCTFGLTSYHAALTEAADNSVTVEQPSSEQVESINTESSLKSTEDKSSESPVIEILSTEIIKDDETTEMPTTEAPTTEAPTTEAMTTVLPSKEQTLTTELPSVEVDQPTERLTAEYPVTEHPTAEHPTTEDPAIQEPIESPTGEEFTDSVITPPQDSDNQSVREKSPLNEPSAGTVDIPELPDTPVSPVEPSDSEPEHPSLEEDDDLLGINPGKFKPTDGEAYYAVLDKQVCDLVTREIGKSKKNHQDEDSKTTSKQKQKVKKHSELPDTGENVFMYVLASVSLLLSGLILLRRL
- a CDS encoding VOC family protein; this encodes MEKQFFSKDTHIGAVHLNVNFMDNSVKFYHEILGLDIIEHTPSFSALGVNDSVLIYLYQTNHARVQTAGLFHFALLVPSRAALGNIFYHLIKTEYPLAGASNHDVSEAIYLQDPEGNGIEIYRDVPSNEWQFEPNGDIVMGTSEMDYAAVIEANHNRPFDGMPKDTIIGHMHLSVIDLNQSIAFYNELFGLDVMTRYGSQAAFMATAGYHHHLGLNTWQHQTERARLDYPGLRKFDLNIPNEEDLQHFLETLSEKGLTQSKDENSNIIYDPSGIGIRIMTKN
- a CDS encoding MurR/RpiR family transcriptional regulator is translated as MYSVLGQITKMYDSFTPVEKRIADVVIEYPEKVVNLPIKEIAHLSNTSEAAIVRFSKRLGLSGIKVVKVELARELHTIADKKVPTKIELTDDEEVMKEKVFNNTIQALYNTEKVISAKVIDEAAQAITSAKRVMIFGVGNSRVVATDLHVKLMNIDQSAILATDLLSAITLLGHYEAGDVLFITSETSKNKVITDICKYAKEKGIKIILLTQKFSSPAIRMADIVLAMAKEENEINLGYMTVRTAQLTIVDVLYLRVCAYLKDTVLSNMQNLNETRKITHEQENL
- a CDS encoding GH32 C-terminal domain-containing protein, with amino-acid sequence MMKESQIVPLTEQELEELEAQVGSKLDVYPSQLNYNIADHGFDYQPVTFMLDEQDRCLLIGRIGDVLATPRIVSIEDGQLRQRPLLSSSRQGKLETAEGYATRKNVRLHPYEGNNYELVAEIIENNALEYILELRVSRKERTVLIYDTEKRIFTVDRSDSGLIDEPYTKFITLHEPLTKLHCIVHKQTIEIFINDGEAVMSTRINTSESADGIRTSAVHGDVYLKLWKYDLKDA
- the tatC gene encoding twin-arginine translocase subunit TatC, whose translation is MNKDDLTVVEHLEELRKRIMTVCYFLVAGVIVGFYFGKPVTKYLTKDDVPKEITLHYFKVSDPLTIYITVIMLIALILISPVILYQIWAFISPGLHPKERSATLAYIPISIILFLAGLLFSYYLVFPYLIFFTLGLASEIGVNQMIGVREYFNEMLRFTLPFGFVFQLPILLLFLTRLGIVTPMFLSKNRKYAYFILFVFAALIAPADFMTYLMFAVPMLLLYEVSIQISKIGYRQYLKGEQKLIEEELEK
- a CDS encoding twin-arginine translocase TatA/TatE family subunit, whose protein sequence is MFLGLALSGPVVIFLGIIALIIFGPKKLPEFGRAMGTSLKEFKDATDGIMKDHEDKDNKDIK
- a CDS encoding redox-sensing transcriptional repressor Rex; protein product: MSKDQIKIPKATLKRLPLYYRFVNTLYNSNVERVSSKELSEGLQIDSATIRRDFSYFGELGKKGYGYNVKFLLNFFKTTLQQDMITKVAIIGVGNLGTALVNYNFSINDRMKITAAFDVNDEAIGRKIGKIEVQDMKEFEKVVEATGIQVVILTVPGSVAQDVANRVTKAQIKGILNFTPERLNVPSGVHVHHIDLGVELQSLIFFMKNH